The genomic window CAGAGTGTACTGAGGCTAGAATACAGCGTGGTCATATACAGAGGACCTGGGCGCCAGCGGAAGAGGACACCACCACGTCAACCCATCACAGTCCACAGCAGAGTGTACAGAGTCTCGAATGTCAAATACAGCGTGGCTCTCTGTTGCCTCTGTCGTCGTATTCTGCACAATGACAATGAAGTTGACTCGGAGTCTGAATCTGAACATACAGAGGACCTGGGAGCCAGCAGCAGAGGACACCACCGGGTCAAGTCATCACCGTCTACAGCAGAGTTTACAGAGAGTGAACCCCTTCACTCCCccgcggagggagggaggggggggggggggtgtgtgcagCTACTCTCACCCTCCTGGGTGCAGGCTCCCAGCAAGTTGATGATGTTCTTGTGTCTGCcgatcatcttcatcatctccaTCTCGGAGGCCAGGTCACACAGGTCCCTCTCTGTCCCGTCCGCTGAGCATCCACCAGAGACACTCAGATATTATGttcatacagacacactgtgCTGGTATTATGGTTTAATCGACAAGGGTAGAAGTAGAGACCTTTGAGCATCTTCACCGCCACCTTGGTGACGCGTGTGGGACGGCTCTTCTCCAGGCCCACCACCTCCGCCAGCACCACCTGCCCAAAGCAGCCCTCGCCAAGGCCTTTACCCAGGGtcagcctggtggaggagggggaggaagaggaggaggaggaggaggaggagggggaggaggagggggaggaggaggaggaagaggaggagtaggaggagggggaggaggaggaggaagaggaggagtaggaggagggggaggaagaggaggagggggaggaggaggagtaggaggaggaagaggaggagtaggaggagggggaggaagaggaggagggggaggaggaggaggagtaggaggagggggagggggaggagtaggaggaggagggggaggaggaggaggagtaggaggagggggagggggaggagtaggaggaggagggggaggaggggtaggaagaggaggaggaggagggggaggaagaggaggagtaggagggggaggaagaggaggaggagggggaggacgacGAGTtgggggaggacgaggaggaggagaaggaatgggaggagggggaggtggacgagttgggggaggaggaggagaaaacagGTCAGAATCCACAGTAATTGTTACATATTCATAACCTAAGGAGGATATAGAGAGtggaagctgagctgcttcagaGTCAGTGAGGCAACATTGAGTGTTGACACCACTGATCACCACCTACAGACTAGCTTTCTAACGACATGTTACAACACATATCCAACGGACTTCCTGCCCAGAAATTGAAACCAGCAGGGCAGCGGGGGAAAACATTACCCTGGTTTATACCAGACGGATGTTTTGCCAGGGTTTCCATCCACCCCGGGCATCTCATCCGGATGGATGACTCAAAACATGGAGTGGGAGTAGGAAGTGACTTCTCCGCCTCTGCATCTCTCAAAAtagcagaggaggaagggacttttattttcctaattacattttttttctaaGATGGGTTTCCAACCCTGCATTTGTCAAAATACTGCTTTTACTTTCTATACCTGTTTATGTTTTTTGCCTCACCACTCTGGGAATTTCCTTGTGAATGGTGGGTCTTTTACCTTGTGTATACTTCCCACCTCTTTCCAGCCTGGTGTCTACACAGTACGGGCAGCCGTGCTGTGGTGCATACCTGTCTCGATGGAGCTCCCAAGCCGAGTCGTAGGAGAACTGGGGCTCCGACCCCTTGTTCAGGTAGGGGAGAGACGGGACGGTCCCGAGAGAGCGATGGGTCAGACCGAGCTGGGAGGAAGTCGAGTCCAGGGACACCTGAAGGCAtggacacagagagggggacgaCACAGCCACCTGAGCAACCTCGACCTCAACGGACTGTGTGTACtcctgtgtgttgtttttaataAGGTGTGTGACTTTATGTCAAGGTGTGTGTtcataaatgaaataaaaagacaaaaaagaataaaagaatacaaataaaaaaaggaaaaacatatttataagctacaaaaaaatgatatatattaatatatgatttacatatacacacaatataacataatatatacatctatacataatatggtaaaataaatataggtattttttattttaagttacTCCTATATAAGATGTGTTGTTTCAGCCAATGGGCTTCCCTCCAGGCTGTGATGCGAATGTGTTGTCATTGGTTGCCAGGGGTCCCCTGATTACCTGTTTGGCCAGGTGCAGACTCTTGTCCAAGCCCAGGAACGCCGGGTGAATGTCGGCAACCGCCTTCTTCCTCGGAGCGCAGTACAAGTGGCAGACGGTTGCTATGGCCGCCAGGGTGACGATGACGAAGAAGGCGGAGCAATAGAGGATGATGTCCAATGAGGACAGGGgaatagagggggagggggcgggatcTGTGAGGAGGATGAGAACACAGTAATGTCACATACATATAGAAATGTATAGGTGACAGCTATACAGTATTGCGGCGTAAAGCAAGTTTAAATTAGGATGTATGTACAATATACACATTGGTATAATAGAGGAGTATACATTAATACTAATATGGTCACGTCCAGGCAGTGGTCAAAGCAGAgttgcgtgtctctctctctctgcgtggcGAGGCGTTACGTACGGGCAGCGACGGCCAGCCAGGCGGAGTGGCTGGCGGCCCCGGCCATACAGGTGTAGGGGCCCGCGTCGTCCTCACTCACGTTCCTCAGCAGCAGCACCTCGGCGTCCCCCACCAGCGAGCCCGTCTGCGGaacgcaaccccccccccaagcacAGCGACAGTTGAGTCCAGTCGTCATTGTCTGCAGTTGCAGCAGAATagtttaaaatgtactttttgttATGAGGGGCTGGGagagtaaggcccaatcccatttctaccccttaccccttacccttacccctcccccttgttttgaagggggaaggggaaggggtagaaatgggattatcccacttctaccccttaccccttcaaaacaaggggaaggggtaaggggaaggggtaaggggtagaagtgggataatcccatttctaccccttaccccttccccttaccccttccccttcccccttcaaaacaagggggaggggtaaggggaaggggtaagggatagaaatgggattgggcctaaatctgTCTGATAAAACACGATTCAAGATGTGATTGCAGATATTATCCATGTTTACTCTATTGAACTTATCCAAGGGTACGATGCGATACACTTTATAAATTCCTATTCAGAGCAACCAAATAGTTGATATTATAAAACATGACTCAAAATATTTACACAATAGGATTTTCTGCATTGCTATTGCCTACTCTAGCAGTAACTAGAGTCACTAGAGTATGTTACTGCATTACTTTAGTCTACTCTAGTGGTAACTAGTACCTAGAGTATGTTACTGCATTGCTACAGTCTACTCTAGTGGTAACTAGTACTTAGAGTATGTTACTGCGTTACTATTGTCTAGTCAAGCGGTAACTTGGCACTCGAGTATATTACTGCATTAATATAGTCTACTCTAGCAGTAACTAGAGTCATTAGAGTATGTCACTGCATTACTTTAGTCTACTCTAATGGTAACTAGTACCTTGAGTATGTTACTGCATTACTATTCTACTCTTGTGGTACCTATTGTCACTAAAGTTTGTTACTGTGTACTATAGTGTACTCTAGCCGTACCCAGAGCCCTTAGAGCACGAGGTTCACACACCTTCAGCACGCGGACATAAGGGATGCCCTCCAGGCCCTCCGTGCTGCCGGTCCCGGCGATGTGTTTGAACCACAGGACGTCTGGGCGGGGGTTCCCGGACACCCTGCAGATAAACCTCACGTCGCTACCGACGACCGCCGTCTGATTGGACGGGAGAACCGCCAATGGCATGGGAAGGATTGCATTTGGTGCTAGGgaaacaattattataaaagaACGACAAATAATTAACGTGTGAAATAATGAATGTGTGAGCAAGAAAGAATcaacaaataaatgtattataaatatataatattaaggaaataaaaaatatattgaattaAGGAATGATTAAAAGAGAACTGAgacaaatataaacaaataaataagaaaataaaagtttgaAAAGAAATGAAAGCACAAACATAGGGTGGATGAggaaaaacgtgtgtgtgtgtgtgtgtgtgtgtgcgtgtgagtgcatgtgtgcgagtGCACCTGTGCGATGGTGAAGTTCATACCGATTATGTCCAGCACGTAGGTGTGGTTCAGACTGCCGTACTCGTTCTTCACCACACAGGTGTAGCTGCCTCCGTCGGACGGACCCACAGACTCCAGGGTCAGCGACCACGACTCCTCCAACACCTGAGAGGTTCACGGGAGAGGAGCGAGCATGAGAAGGTTTCTGGTTTGAATCCCCCTTTCACTCAATCTGTGACAATTTCCTGTGTACACAAGCTGCTCTTCATGGTTTTTAAAAACATATGTGTAGAAAATGCATGTGAACCGAAATAAAAAGCATTTGCTTCGTATAGTCTCACCTTAAATCCTGCAGCTCTTTGGTCTCGAGCCAGGTCCTGCCCATCCCGGTAccagtgcattgtgggtctgGGGTTCCCCGTGGCCCGACACCTGAACCGGGCGGTGCCGTTGGCAGGGACGGTGCTGTGGCGCTTCTGCATCTTCCTGAGCCACTGTGGGGCCCCGGCTACTGCAGGGGACAGGGGACCAGGGGGGGTTACAACATGCAACCTCCAGTCCAGGACAATCCACTCTGAACCCCTATTCCCTTCAACGGAGTCACCACAATGAAGAGTGACAATATGTAGAATATAACATGATATGAAGCTATTTAAATAGAAAGTATatacaaaacatttattatGTTTAGTTATTTTTTGTAGTGGTTCAAGGTTTGGAAATTAGGCGATTTTCTTTGATGAATTAGTCACTATAAATCTCATCTTACGTGCAGTATTTTCAATGCTGGTTGATATCTCATTGGATGGCATGGATTCCTCTGAGGAAGACTCATCTATGTCTTCATCCTTATCTTCAGATGATGTCACACTGTCAGCTAAAAGACAAAGGtagggactcacacacacacacctagaaaatgtctttgtgtttttgagtgtgtttgtgtgtgtgtgtgtgtgtgtgtgtgtgtgtgtgtgtgtgtgtgtgtgtgtgtgtgtgtgtgtgtgtgtgtgtgcacacaatgAAACAGAAtacctttatatatatataatatatatatatatgtatatataaatcatTTATTTCGAGCGATCTGAAAGAAAACATTCAGAACgctcaaaatacaaaaaaaatcgaccaatcagatcgctctaaataaattgtttttttttaccagtgaGATTGCTCGAAAAAGGGAGTTTCCAGACAATTAAAATGAGTGCAAATCCCGTGTCACTGACTAGTGTCACTCTAATGTTCTTACCAGTTCAGACCTCAGACTTTACTAGAGGTACCGCCAATCAGGCACAAGGGCCCAaccacagaccaacacacacattacatgttACTTTTAGGCCTTTTGCAGGCGCCTTTCTGCAAACAGACTAAACAATTGAGGCTGAaaacagttcacacacacacacacacacacacacacacacacacacacacacacacacacacacacacacacacacacacacacacacttacttgcTTCTTCTTCAGGGGAGACTGGCCTGGATTGAATCCCGGAGGAGAGGAGCATGAGGAGGACTAGCAGTAACCATGGCAACGGCAGATGGGAACAGAGGAGAGACATTCTGGAACGCCAGGACTATTCTTCTGGGACCACGTCTCTAGTACATCATGGGTCACTCCAGCACTGCCACACTTTACCTCAGCTGTGATCTATTTATGAACAAAGAACAGATTTTTGATTCCTAGAATTCTATTGAAACAACAACTAGAGGAAACTAGAGGAAGGCTTGCACCtcaacatttgttttgtttttgatacttatttgacacacacacatgcacttgcgcgcacgcacacacgcgcacacacacacacacacacacacacacacgcacacacacacacacacacacacacacacacacacacacacacacacacacacacacacacacacacacacacacacacacacacacaaatgtattattctctacaaagtAAATGACCAAACAGGTTCACACTTTGAAAGTAGTTGGCCCAATTAAGGCTAGTTCTCATTTTCTTATAATCGGTATATTCCAGACAGTATAGTCCAGCCCTTAAAAGTATACTGCCACCGTCACCTACACTccagattcagcagcaggttggAGAACCTCTCTAACACATAACGGTAATTTGGGGCTTTGGCTGAGGTTGAGGCGTCCAGGAATGTGCGTGTTGCAAGACACTATTTTCGAGGAATACAAGCACTCTATGCAAACCAAGGGTAGCTGGAGGAAAGCTATCTGCGCCACTGTGAACAGATGTAGATACGCTCTATGGGCCAGCCAGTTCTAAACAGAAAGTATGACTGAGGTCGAGGCTAtgtccgaggaggaggagagggggagatcagataaataaaaaaatgaataagcACGACTCGGGTGACTTGTTATTGGTGTTATCCGAGTGCATCACGAAGCGAAGAAGAACAAGCACATGTTAGAAAGGCAAAGACTCCGATAAGAGCAAATAAAGaagttaataataatatggTAAAACTTGAGATTTACCTGTGGTTCTAAAAATTAAAAGTAGGCTATGTTTGACGAGGTAGGCTATACCTAAATGCAAAAGCGGGTAGGGccaccaaacacacaactcCAAAATATAAAGGTGACGCAAATCCTTACCGTGACAACGTGTGATAAAAGCAATGCAGGTCAAACCTTAATCAAAACACCTTAATCGATGGATTGCTGGCAGAAGTTACATGGAAGAAGAAGTTAGCCACGATCCAATCACAACTTTTCAATAATACCGAATCGGGCGCATCTGCGTGACTTTACGAATGCAAACTTTACTAATATCTCAGAAATTTTAAATTTAAAGTGGAAACAATAAAATGTTAGCGCTAAATCGTGGTTGTACTGAAATGTTCACTAGGACACATTGTCTCTCAGTAAGCCTATAATTTCGAGTGCTGGTCCTCAGTGGCACGCCCTGATGGGAGTTCCCTCCTCCAAGCTGCCCACTCCCCTCATGAATATGATCACCCTGCTGATTCTATTAAGTTATCGATCAGGTGATGTAAGCGATGTAGGTGGGTCGTGGGTGTTGGCTTATAGGGTAATAAGAAAGACATGGATGTAACTAAAGACAATCACGACAACTGTCTTCTTATCCCCCCTGCAGAATCACAGAATACTATTCTCATTAGAATAGCCTAATAGGTCTTGCATCCGCAGAAACCTATGACATACACACAGCTGTAGGCATACCTGTAAGcattttacacacaaacacacacacacacgcgcacacacacacacacacacacacacacacacacacacacacacacacacacacacacacacacacacacacacacacacacacacacacacacacacacacacacacacaccttcagttGATGTCTTGCTGGCCTTCTcaacgagaaagagagaagaggaagaagaagaagaagagagatgaagaagaagaagaagaagaagaagaagaagaagaagaagaagaagaagaagaagaagaagagagatgatgaagaagaagaagaagagagatgatgatgaagaagaagagagatgaagaagaagaagaagaagaagaagaagaagaagaagaagaagaagaagaagaagaagaagaagaagaagaagaagaagaagaagaagaagaagaagaagaaaaagaaaaagaagaagaagaagaagaagaagaagaagaagaagaagaagaagaagaagaagaagaagaagaagaagaagaagaagaagaagagagcaggagagagaagtGACAACGTGAAGAAGACAGCAGAAGAAAACGGCTTTCAGCTCAAAACCACATCTGAGAACAAGTCATCCAGGGTTCTAAACTGGTGCCTTTACACCAGATGCTGCAGGACCCGGCAAGCCAAAACCACAACTACCCCAGACCCAGCCCAGGACTAACCACACAGCCGGTCCAGTCCGgacccacccaaacacacaaatcaGAGCTCTGGGTGGACGAGGCAGAGCCTGGCCTACATACACCAGACCCGTAAAGGCTGCCATCACGCTCTGCCAAAGTAAACCTGGAGAAGAGCCTCAGTTACAAGTAGTCCTGTGTGTGTTATGATTCATTAATCCTATTAGGAATGATTTATTATTAggaaacattattattattaacatgaaCAATATTATTAAAACATGAACACCGTTAGTGAATGATTACTGAACCAAAAGTAAGTAAAGTAACTATTATTACAGtataattttttatattattaataatattatccAAAGTTGGACTTGCACATTTTTTCATTGACCATTGACAATCAAGCACACTGGTGCCTTTATGCACGTCATAGCTCTGGTCAACTAGGCAAAAGGTTTTTGTTGTTTGAACTGGTTTTAAACCCATTCTGTCAGTCTGCCGGTTAGGAGAGagtagggagagggaggagtgaggggacgtgtttatttcttttatttttttcacatttcaGACTGAAGCTTGAAATAGCAAGTCTTGCATATTGACAGATGGCCAATCTTGCAGCTGACGGATGGCTGTGGTTCGAAAccaattacatttaaatgaaagcCTATCCCTTAAAGGTGCAGAGTGTAGGATTTAGTGCAAGCTAGCGCAGAGGTTGCAGAATGCAGAAGAATAGCAGGTATAGGTAAGCATTACTAAATGTTGTCATCATATAAGACGGCATTGAGTAGTCAAGTGCCAAGTGATGAGGTTCTTTGATGGATTTATAAATA from Gadus macrocephalus chromosome 4, ASM3116895v1 includes these protein-coding regions:
- the fgfr1b gene encoding fibroblast growth factor receptor 1b isoform X2, coding for MPSNEISTSIENTALAGAPQWLRKMQKRHSTVPANGTARFRCRATGNPRPTMHWYRDGQDLARDQRAAGFKVLEESWSLTLESVGPSDGGSYTCVVKNEYGSLNHTYVLDIIAPNAILPMPLAVLPSNQTAVVGSDVRFICRVSGNPRPDVLWFKHIAGTGSTEGLEGIPYVRVLKTGSLVGDAEVLLLRNVSEDDAGPYTCMAGAASHSAWLAVAAHPAPSPSIPLSSLDIILYCSAFFVIVTLAAIATVCHLYCAPRKKAVADIHPAFLGLDKSLHLAKQVSLDSTSSQLGLTHRSLGTVPSLPYLNKGSEPQFSYDSAWELHRDRLTLGKGLGEGCFGQVVLAEVVGLEKSRPTRVTKVAVKMLKADGTERDLCDLASEMEMMKMIGRHKNIINLLGACTQEGPLYVVVEYASRGNLRDYLRSRRPEGQEYCSGPWKVALGGVGVSELVSGAYQVARGMAYLASKKCIHRDLAARNVLVTEDEVMKIADFGLARDVHHIDYYKKTTNGRLPVKWMAPEALFDRVYTHQSDVWSFGVLLWEMFTLGGSPYPGVPVEELFKLLREGHRMERPSSCTAELYGLMTACWRSGPSQRPTFHQLVLDLDHTLSQITNKEYLDLSATGVQCSPATPDHGSSSWA
- the fgfr1b gene encoding fibroblast growth factor receptor 1b isoform X1 gives rise to the protein MSLLCSHLPLPWLLLVLLMLLSSGIQSRPVSPEEEATDSVTSSEDKDEDIDESSSEESMPSNEISTSIENTALAGAPQWLRKMQKRHSTVPANGTARFRCRATGNPRPTMHWYRDGQDLARDQRAAGFKVLEESWSLTLESVGPSDGGSYTCVVKNEYGSLNHTYVLDIIAPNAILPMPLAVLPSNQTAVVGSDVRFICRVSGNPRPDVLWFKHIAGTGSTEGLEGIPYVRVLKTGSLVGDAEVLLLRNVSEDDAGPYTCMAGAASHSAWLAVAAHPAPSPSIPLSSLDIILYCSAFFVIVTLAAIATVCHLYCAPRKKAVADIHPAFLGLDKSLHLAKQVSLDSTSSQLGLTHRSLGTVPSLPYLNKGSEPQFSYDSAWELHRDRLTLGKGLGEGCFGQVVLAEVVGLEKSRPTRVTKVAVKMLKADGTERDLCDLASEMEMMKMIGRHKNIINLLGACTQEGPLYVVVEYASRGNLRDYLRSRRPEGQEYCSGPWKVALGGVGVSELVSGAYQVARGMAYLASKKCIHRDLAARNVLVTEDEVMKIADFGLARDVHHIDYYKKTTNGRLPVKWMAPEALFDRVYTHQSDVWSFGVLLWEMFTLGGSPYPGVPVEELFKLLREGHRMERPSSCTAELYGLMTACWRSGPSQRPTFHQLVLDLDHTLSQITNKEYLDLSATGVQCSPATPDHGSSSWA